Genomic DNA from Enterococcus saccharolyticus subsp. saccharolyticus:
TTTGCCTCTGCTAGTGTCCATTCATAGACTTCTAACACTTCATCGTCATCTTGTGCTAGTGGATTGTCCACTTTTTTAATATTTTTTGCGTAATAGACGTGCAATAATTCATTGGCGAATCCTGGTGATAAATACATTGATGCCAAATGTTCCATACTTTCTGCACGGTAACCTGTTTCTTCTTCTAACTCACGAGCACCCGTTTCTTCTGGATGACGTCCTTCACCTGGGTCAATTTTGCCTGCTGGAATTTCAAAAATTACTTGTTCCAAAGGTTTTCTAAATTGTTTGACCAAAACAATTTTATTTTCATCGGTTAAAGCCAATACGCCCACACCACCTGGATGAAAAACTAGTTCACGTTGCGCTGTCTGTCCATCTGGTAAACGAACTTCATCTAACGCCACATCGATAATTTTTCCATGGAAAATTTCTTTACGGGTTATTGTTTTTTCTTCAAAATCTTCATAACGAAGCATTGTACCACCATTCTTTCTTGATTTATTCATTATCACCTAGTTTACCATAGAAAAGTTGAGATTTCCTAAGACCTAAGATAGAGATTTGCAAAGAAAACGAAGAAATTCAACCTACTGTCGTCGGATAAATGAGCATGAAATTAGATTATAAATAGAAAATTACTCATAATTCCTCTATAATAAAAGGAAGAAGCAACCGAATTACTCAGTATGGTGCAAAAGTATATAGGAGGAAAATGATGAAATCACTCGGAGAGCAGTTACAACAATATCGTATCGATCATAATTGGACACAGCAACAATTAGCCGATAAACTCGCTGTGTCTCGCTCAACTATTTCAAGTTGGGAAAGTGGCAAAAGCTTTCCTGATTTAGCCTGTCTCGTCTCTCTCAGCCGTTTATTTGATGTTCCTCTTGAAAAATTCTTCTCAAAAGACCCTTCTGTCATTAAAACGATCGCCCATGAACAACAACAAAATCGATTAAAAGGCTATCTTATTTTAGGATTACTGACGGTCATTTTCTTTTTAATTGGTGGTTTGGCATTAACCTATCAAGGGACGAATGTTGCAAACAT
This window encodes:
- a CDS encoding NUDIX hydrolase, whose translation is MLRYEDFEEKTITRKEIFHGKIIDVALDEVRLPDGQTAQRELVFHPGGVGVLALTDENKIVLVKQFRKPLEQVIFEIPAGKIDPGEGRHPEETGARELEEETGYRAESMEHLASMYLSPGFANELLHVYYAKNIKKVDNPLAQDDDEVLEVYEWTLAEAKQAIQEKTICDAKTIFAIQYWELLIAQGRV
- a CDS encoding helix-turn-helix transcriptional regulator, which encodes MKSLGEQLQQYRIDHNWTQQQLADKLAVSRSTISSWESGKSFPDLACLVSLSRLFDVPLEKFFSKDPSVIKTIAHEQQQNRLKGYLILGLLTVIFFLIGGLALTYQGTNVANIVSAHEVAVTQIPQNKQDQWVPITFTDTDSQTVPYLSTRAFLGIQKVVNASETDTVDIRITRLSDNQQIGEYTLKPNAAHDLPKLQRNEKYFVEIRSTAETCVLNFVS